The following coding sequences lie in one Rhizobium rhododendri genomic window:
- the lnt gene encoding apolipoprotein N-acyltransferase, with the protein MEWLADRVILVWGFRRALLAIGAGAIGVLALPPFGFFAAMFVSFTLLVWLLDGATAAPGSGILRRLWPAFVTGWLFGFGYFVAGLWWLGHALMIDAEQFAWALPLAILGLPAFLAIFYGLAAALARLVWSDGLGRIAALAFAFGLIEWLRSFVFTGFPWNAIGYGMMPTPLMMQSAHMIGMLGVTVLSVFVFAAPALLGTRNGAIPGITLAALLFAAHLGYGYYALNQPESAFRADAKAPVVRVIQPDIDQEAKQDTDGDRTAIFEKHLALSAAPPQDGGKRPDIIVWPETALPFLLTDNRDALTRIADVLADDQILITGAVRAEDMGPGTPPRYYNSIYVIDGRGQIIGAADKVHLVPFGEYVPFESILQNFGIANIVEMPGGFSAAARRSLLTLPSSIRLYPLLCYEIIFPDEMTPDIAKADAIVNVTNDAWFGNTPGPYQHFQQARVRAVEYGLPLIRSANSGISALVDSHGRLVAGLDLGQQGFVDATLGSVDQTKIGEKLRVLYFWLALACMGLIAVISRMGFISALN; encoded by the coding sequence ATGGAATGGCTTGCGGACAGGGTCATTCTGGTCTGGGGTTTCAGGCGTGCCCTGCTTGCCATAGGTGCTGGCGCTATCGGCGTGCTGGCGCTCCCGCCCTTCGGCTTTTTTGCCGCGATGTTCGTCTCCTTCACCCTGCTTGTCTGGCTGCTTGACGGCGCCACTGCCGCTCCAGGCAGCGGCATCCTCCGCCGTCTGTGGCCAGCTTTCGTGACCGGCTGGCTGTTCGGTTTCGGCTATTTCGTCGCCGGCCTCTGGTGGCTCGGCCATGCGCTGATGATCGATGCGGAGCAGTTCGCGTGGGCCCTGCCTCTGGCGATCCTCGGCCTGCCGGCATTTCTCGCGATCTTCTACGGGCTCGCCGCCGCGCTGGCGAGGCTCGTATGGTCCGACGGTCTTGGACGGATCGCGGCACTGGCCTTCGCATTTGGGCTTATCGAATGGCTGCGCAGTTTCGTCTTCACCGGCTTTCCCTGGAATGCCATCGGCTATGGCATGATGCCGACGCCGCTGATGATGCAGTCGGCCCACATGATCGGCATGCTGGGGGTGACGGTGCTGTCCGTCTTCGTATTTGCGGCGCCGGCGCTGTTAGGCACCCGCAACGGCGCCATCCCCGGAATTACACTCGCGGCTCTCCTGTTCGCTGCCCATCTCGGCTACGGCTACTACGCGCTAAACCAGCCGGAGTCTGCCTTCCGTGCAGATGCAAAGGCGCCGGTCGTGCGCGTCATCCAGCCCGACATCGATCAAGAGGCCAAGCAGGACACTGACGGCGATCGCACCGCGATCTTCGAGAAGCATCTGGCGTTGTCAGCGGCGCCACCGCAGGATGGTGGCAAGCGGCCTGACATCATCGTCTGGCCGGAAACGGCGCTCCCCTTTCTCCTGACCGACAACCGGGACGCCCTGACCCGCATTGCCGATGTCCTCGCCGACGACCAGATCCTCATCACCGGCGCCGTGCGGGCCGAGGACATGGGGCCGGGGACGCCGCCGCGCTACTACAATTCGATCTACGTGATCGATGGCCGCGGCCAGATCATCGGCGCTGCGGACAAGGTGCACCTGGTGCCGTTCGGCGAGTATGTGCCCTTCGAGAGCATCCTCCAGAATTTCGGCATAGCCAACATCGTCGAGATGCCGGGCGGTTTTTCCGCTGCCGCCCGTCGCTCGCTGTTGACCCTGCCATCGAGCATCCGGCTCTACCCGTTGCTCTGCTACGAGATCATCTTTCCCGACGAGATGACGCCCGATATCGCCAAGGCCGACGCTATCGTCAATGTCACCAACGATGCCTGGTTCGGCAATACACCCGGACCCTACCAGCATTTTCAGCAGGCCCGTGTCCGCGCCGTCGAATACGGCCTGCCGCTCATCCGCAGCGCCAACAGCGGAATTTCTGCTCTGGTCGATTCTCATGGACGTCTCGTCGCCGGCCTCGATCTTGGCCAGCAGGGATTTGTCGACGCCACCTTGGGTAGCGTAGACCAAACTAAAATAGGCGAAAAACTGCGGGTTCTGTACTTTTGGTTGGCACTTGCGTGCATGGGCCTGATTGCAGTGATTTCACGCATGGGTTTTATTTCAGCCCTGAATTGA
- a CDS encoding helix-turn-helix domain-containing protein encodes MIENKKKPNPIDIHVGSRIRLRRTMLGMSQEKLGESLGITFQQIQKYEKGTNRVGASRLQNISSILNVPVSFFFEDAPGDHSTSASGMAEASSSNYVVDFLSSSEGLQLNRAFVKISDAKVRRKVVELVKALAAEADAE; translated from the coding sequence ATGATCGAAAATAAGAAGAAGCCGAATCCAATCGACATCCATGTCGGTAGCAGGATCCGTCTCCGTCGCACCATGCTGGGCATGAGCCAGGAAAAACTTGGCGAAAGCCTCGGCATCACGTTCCAGCAAATCCAGAAGTACGAAAAGGGCACCAACCGCGTTGGCGCCAGTCGTCTTCAGAATATTTCCAGCATCCTCAACGTGCCGGTCTCGTTCTTCTTTGAAGACGCACCGGGCGATCACTCGACGTCCGCCAGCGGCATGGCTGAAGCCTCGAGCTCCAACTATGTCGTGGACTTCCTGTCGTCCTCGGAAGGCCTGCAGCTCAATCGTGCTTTCGTCAAGATTTCCGATGCAAAGGTTCGCCGCAAGGTCGTCGAACTGGTCAAGGCATTGGCTGCCGAAGCCGACGCCGAGTAA
- the metK gene encoding methionine adenosyltransferase, which translates to MRANYLFTSESVAEGHPDKVCDRISDEIVDLVYREAAKTGIDPWSVRIACETLATTNRVVIAGEVRLPPSLMKKDKDGKDVINPAKFKTAARKAIKDIGYEQEGFHWKTAKIDVLLHSQSADIAQGVDNASDKQGDEGAGDQGIMFGYACRETPDLMPAPIYYSHLILQLLATARKKHEGEAGKLGPDAKSQVTVRYVDGKPAEVTSIVLSTQHLDESWDSKKVRSVVEPYIMEAFGDLPVAADCAWYINPTGKFVIGGPDGDAGLTGRKIIVDTYGGAAPHGGGAFSGKDTTKVDRSAAYAARYLAKNVVAAGLSDRCTIQIAYAIGIAQPLSIYVDLHQTGKYTEDQVEAAIRKVMDLSPTGIRRHLDLNKPIYAKTSAYGHFGRKAGRDGSFSWEKLDLVKPLKEAIKA; encoded by the coding sequence ATGCGTGCCAACTACCTCTTTACCAGTGAGTCTGTTGCCGAAGGTCACCCGGACAAGGTCTGTGACCGCATCTCCGACGAAATCGTCGATCTGGTCTACCGTGAAGCCGCAAAGACCGGCATCGATCCCTGGAGTGTCCGCATTGCCTGCGAAACCCTGGCGACCACCAACCGGGTGGTTATCGCCGGTGAGGTCCGCCTGCCGCCGAGCCTGATGAAGAAGGACAAGGACGGCAAGGACGTCATCAATCCGGCCAAGTTCAAGACAGCTGCCCGCAAGGCGATCAAGGATATCGGCTACGAGCAGGAAGGCTTTCACTGGAAGACGGCGAAGATCGATGTCCTGCTGCACTCGCAGTCGGCCGACATCGCGCAAGGCGTCGACAACGCGTCCGACAAGCAGGGCGATGAAGGCGCTGGCGACCAGGGCATCATGTTTGGTTACGCCTGCCGCGAAACGCCGGACCTTATGCCGGCACCGATCTACTATTCGCACCTGATCCTGCAGCTGCTTGCCACCGCCCGCAAGAAGCATGAAGGCGAAGCCGGCAAGCTCGGCCCGGATGCAAAGAGCCAGGTCACCGTCCGCTACGTCGACGGCAAGCCTGCAGAAGTCACCTCGATCGTTCTGTCGACCCAGCATCTCGACGAAAGCTGGGACTCGAAGAAGGTCCGCTCGGTCGTCGAGCCCTACATCATGGAAGCATTCGGCGACCTGCCGGTCGCTGCCGATTGCGCCTGGTACATCAATCCAACCGGCAAGTTCGTCATCGGCGGTCCCGATGGCGACGCCGGCCTGACAGGCCGCAAGATCATCGTCGACACCTACGGCGGTGCTGCTCCGCACGGCGGCGGCGCCTTCTCCGGCAAGGACACCACCAAGGTCGACCGCTCTGCTGCCTATGCAGCCCGCTATCTCGCCAAGAACGTCGTTGCCGCCGGTCTCTCCGACCGCTGCACCATCCAGATCGCCTATGCGATCGGCATTGCCCAGCCGCTGTCGATCTATGTCGATCTGCACCAGACCGGCAAGTACACCGAGGATCAGGTCGAAGCTGCCATCCGTAAGGTGATGGACCTGTCGCCGACCGGTATCCGCCGCCATCTGGACCTCAACAAGCCGATCTACGCCAAGACCTCCGCCTATGGCCACTTTGGCCGCAAGGCCGGTCGCGACGGTTCCTTCTCCTGGGAGAAGCTCGACCTCGTGAAGCCGCTCAAGGAAGCCATCAAGGCCTGA
- the trmB gene encoding tRNA (guanosine(46)-N7)-methyltransferase TrmB, translating into MNDTERRSRATEAFYGRRKGKPLRGQQAGRLETLLPAFMVDLDTPAPASLQALFPVQVERLRLEIGFGGGEHLIHRAKENPTTGFIGVEPFVNSMQKLLAHVEEAGVQNIRVYNDDATQLLDWLPDACLDQIDLLYPDPWPKTRHWKRRFVSAVNLARFHRVLKPGAIFCFASDIDTYINWTLQHCKAHGGFEWTAKNAADWLTPYDGWPGTRYEAKAKREGRSSAYLTFKRV; encoded by the coding sequence ATGAACGATACCGAGCGCCGATCGCGGGCAACGGAAGCCTTCTACGGTCGGCGCAAGGGCAAGCCCCTGCGTGGCCAGCAGGCAGGGCGGCTGGAAACCCTACTGCCCGCCTTCATGGTTGATCTCGACACGCCTGCGCCTGCTTCTCTCCAGGCGCTGTTTCCAGTTCAGGTTGAACGACTGCGGCTCGAAATCGGATTCGGCGGCGGCGAGCACCTGATCCACCGGGCCAAGGAAAACCCGACGACCGGTTTCATCGGTGTCGAGCCCTTCGTCAATTCGATGCAGAAGCTGCTTGCCCATGTCGAGGAAGCGGGTGTGCAGAACATCCGCGTCTACAACGACGATGCCACGCAGTTGCTCGATTGGCTGCCGGACGCCTGTCTCGACCAGATCGACCTGCTCTATCCGGATCCTTGGCCGAAAACACGCCACTGGAAACGCCGCTTCGTCTCCGCGGTCAATCTCGCCCGCTTTCACCGAGTCCTGAAGCCCGGCGCAATATTCTGCTTCGCATCCGACATCGACACATACATCAACTGGACGCTGCAGCACTGTAAGGCCCATGGCGGCTTCGAATGGACGGCGAAAAACGCCGCCGACTGGCTCACACCTTATGACGGCTGGCCCGGCACGCGCTACGAAGCCAAAGCCAAACGCGAAGGCCGCTCCTCGGCCTATCTGACGTTTAAGCGGGTTTGA
- a CDS encoding VOC family protein, whose translation MLDHIILTVSDIKASLAFYEAVLEPLNIRFFVPYKGENGHPDLWGFGDGQSAIFWLKQGKPNPDAIHWGFKAVSNALVDRFYEVAIAAGARDNISPRARLEYYPGYYAADVIDPDGYSFEVVHKS comes from the coding sequence ATGCTTGACCACATCATCCTGACCGTCAGCGACATTAAGGCTTCGTTGGCGTTTTACGAAGCCGTATTGGAGCCGCTGAACATCAGATTTTTCGTGCCCTACAAAGGTGAAAACGGCCACCCTGATCTCTGGGGTTTTGGCGACGGTCAAAGCGCTATTTTCTGGCTGAAGCAAGGGAAACCCAATCCTGACGCTATTCACTGGGGTTTCAAAGCGGTCAGCAACGCCCTTGTGGATAGATTTTATGAAGTGGCCATCGCCGCCGGCGCGCGTGACAATATCTCTCCACGGGCGCGGCTTGAGTATTATCCCGGTTATTACGCCGCCGACGTCATCGATCCTGATGGCTATTCGTTCGAAGTTGTCCACAAGAGCTGA
- a CDS encoding winged helix-turn-helix transcriptional regulator, which yields MAKIIAKKQLAPGLLCGHEDPIAFRELLTKVGDKWSIFVMLALSMLPGERARFSELNRSIPTISERMLALTLRNLERDGLVIREIFAEVPPRVEYELTPMGQSLLPALQGLVDWVGHNADNVKAARAVSDAR from the coding sequence ATGGCGAAGATCATCGCGAAAAAGCAGCTGGCGCCCGGGCTCCTGTGCGGCCATGAAGACCCGATCGCCTTCCGTGAGCTGCTCACAAAGGTCGGAGACAAGTGGAGTATTTTCGTGATGCTTGCGCTCTCCATGCTGCCGGGTGAGCGGGCCCGGTTTTCGGAGCTAAATAGATCGATACCCACTATTTCCGAGAGAATGTTGGCACTCACGCTCCGCAACTTGGAGCGGGACGGTCTGGTTATCCGGGAGATTTTCGCGGAAGTGCCGCCACGGGTGGAATATGAGCTGACCCCCATGGGGCAGAGCCTGTTGCCAGCGCTCCAAGGCCTGGTCGACTGGGTCGGCCATAACGCGGATAACGTCAAGGCAGCACGAGCGGTGTCTGACGCCCGGTAG
- a CDS encoding DUF1150 family protein, protein MLLKEATARLTENELVSLGSGEVAYVRKIRQEEVSRCFPEAPDIDPTVDLWALFGADGTPILLTDNRSSTFFKAAEDELKTVSLH, encoded by the coding sequence ATGTTACTCAAAGAAGCCACCGCACGCCTCACCGAAAACGAACTCGTATCGCTCGGCAGCGGCGAAGTCGCCTATGTCCGCAAGATCCGCCAGGAGGAAGTGTCCCGTTGCTTCCCGGAAGCTCCGGACATCGATCCCACAGTTGATCTGTGGGCTCTTTTCGGCGCCGACGGCACCCCCATCCTGTTGACCGACAACCGTTCCAGCACCTTCTTCAAGGCTGCCGAAGACGAGTTGAAAACCGTCAGCCTGCACTGA
- a CDS encoding Hsp20 family protein produces the protein MSRMTPFASPLLLGFDAMEKTLERISKISDGYPPYNIERMQAEPATGEPERLRITLAVAGFSEDELEVTTEENQLIIRGRQIEQEARDYLYRGIAARQFQRVFVLAEGMHVLGAALKNGLLSVDLIRPEPPRGVKKINISVPE, from the coding sequence ATGAGCCGTATGACGCCTTTTGCCAGCCCTCTCCTGTTGGGCTTCGACGCCATGGAAAAGACCCTCGAGCGGATTTCCAAGATCAGCGATGGATACCCACCCTATAATATCGAGCGAATGCAGGCCGAACCGGCAACTGGCGAACCGGAGCGATTGCGCATCACGCTTGCCGTTGCCGGCTTCAGCGAGGACGAACTCGAAGTCACAACGGAAGAAAACCAGCTGATCATTCGCGGCCGGCAGATCGAGCAGGAGGCACGTGACTATCTCTACCGGGGCATCGCAGCCCGGCAGTTCCAGCGCGTCTTCGTACTGGCCGAAGGGATGCATGTCCTTGGCGCGGCATTGAAAAACGGTTTGCTTTCGGTCGATCTTATCAGACCGGAACCGCCGCGTGGGGTGAAGAAAATTAACATTTCGGTCCCAGAGTAA
- a CDS encoding nucleoside hydrolase, with product MARKIIIDTDPGQDDAAAIMLAFGSPDELEILGITTVAGNVPLPMTSRNARIVCELCDRRDIKVFAGCDRPIARPLVTAEHVHGKTGLDGPELAEPTMALQPQHSVDFIIETLLREPAGTVTLCTLGPLTNIATAFRKAPEIVGRVQELVMMGGGFFEGGNITPAAEFNIFVDPEAADIVMQSGVPVVIMPLDVTHQLLTRKDRVRKIADIGTPPAKAMAEMLEFFERFDIEKYGSDGGPLHDPTVIAYLLKPELFDGRTCNVEIEVNSELTIGMMVVDWWHVTDRKRNARFMRSVDADGFFALLTERFARI from the coding sequence TTGGCAAGGAAGATCATCATCGATACCGATCCGGGACAGGACGACGCAGCAGCCATCATGCTGGCGTTCGGCAGCCCGGACGAGCTTGAAATTCTCGGTATCACCACCGTAGCCGGCAACGTGCCGCTGCCCATGACCAGCCGCAATGCGCGGATCGTCTGCGAGCTTTGCGATCGCCGCGATATCAAGGTTTTTGCCGGTTGCGACCGGCCGATTGCCCGGCCGCTGGTGACTGCGGAGCACGTGCACGGCAAGACGGGGCTGGATGGTCCGGAGCTTGCCGAGCCGACGATGGCGCTGCAGCCGCAACACAGCGTCGACTTCATCATCGAGACACTGTTGCGCGAGCCCGCGGGCACGGTGACGCTTTGCACCCTCGGCCCGCTCACCAATATCGCCACGGCGTTCCGCAAGGCGCCGGAAATCGTCGGGCGCGTTCAGGAATTGGTGATGATGGGCGGCGGCTTCTTTGAGGGCGGCAACATTACGCCGGCCGCCGAGTTCAATATCTTCGTTGATCCCGAGGCGGCCGACATCGTCATGCAGTCGGGCGTACCGGTGGTCATCATGCCGCTCGATGTCACCCATCAGCTGCTGACCCGCAAGGACAGGGTCCGCAAGATCGCCGACATCGGCACCCCGCCGGCGAAGGCCATGGCCGAGATGCTGGAGTTCTTCGAGCGCTTCGATATCGAGAAATACGGCTCAGACGGCGGCCCGCTGCACGATCCGACCGTCATTGCCTACCTGCTGAAGCCAGAGCTTTTCGACGGCCGCACCTGCAATGTCGAGATCGAGGTCAACTCGGAGCTCACAATCGGCATGATGGTCGTCGACTGGTGGCACGTGACAGATCGCAAGCGCAACGCCCGGTTCATGCGATCCGTCGACGCCGATGGATTTTTTGCGCTGCTTACGGAGCGCTTTGCGCGGATCTGA
- a CDS encoding ribokinase codes for MITVFGSINMDLVATTDRLPKPGETVAGNGFATAAGGKGANQALAARRAGATVRMAGAVGTDGFAEPALALLAEASTDLGAVKHVEGPTGTALILVGGDGENVIVVVPAANGAVTAEDATAAVAGLKAGDILMLQLEVPGNAVEAALGAAKAAGVQTILNLAPLTSDAKRLGRLADIVIANETEFELLAGQDGMTAADREAAMTRLHGETGQTLIVTLGGDGVVAIRDGVLSRAKGLVIEPIDTVGAGDTFCGYFAASLDQGLDFEAALRRAAVAGSLACLSAGAQPSIPLAEAVAARL; via the coding sequence ATGATCACAGTATTCGGCTCCATCAACATGGACCTCGTTGCAACCACGGACCGGCTGCCGAAGCCCGGGGAAACCGTTGCCGGCAACGGCTTTGCAACGGCTGCCGGCGGCAAGGGTGCAAACCAGGCGCTGGCCGCCCGGCGCGCCGGAGCAACGGTGCGCATGGCCGGAGCTGTCGGCACCGATGGCTTCGCCGAACCTGCGCTGGCGCTGCTGGCAGAAGCCAGCACCGATCTCGGCGCGGTAAAGCATGTCGAGGGCCCAACCGGGACAGCACTCATCCTCGTCGGCGGCGACGGTGAAAACGTCATTGTCGTGGTGCCCGCCGCGAATGGTGCCGTCACCGCCGAAGACGCCACTGCTGCGGTGGCCGGACTGAAGGCCGGCGATATCCTCATGCTGCAGCTCGAGGTGCCCGGGAATGCGGTGGAGGCGGCGCTAGGCGCTGCCAAGGCCGCCGGCGTCCAGACCATCCTCAACCTCGCGCCGCTAACATCAGATGCCAAGCGGCTTGGCCGGCTGGCCGACATCGTCATCGCCAACGAAACCGAATTCGAGCTTCTGGCAGGCCAGGACGGAATGACGGCTGCCGACCGTGAAGCGGCAATGACCCGACTGCATGGGGAAACCGGGCAGACGCTCATCGTCACACTCGGCGGCGACGGTGTGGTTGCCATAAGGGACGGCGTACTGTCGCGCGCCAAGGGCCTCGTTATCGAGCCCATCGACACGGTCGGTGCCGGCGACACGTTCTGCGGATATTTCGCCGCGAGCCTCGATCAGGGCCTGGATTTCGAGGCCGCACTCCGTCGCGCCGCCGTCGCCGGCTCCCTCGCCTGCCTTTCAGCCGGAGCTCAGCCATCGATACCCCTAGCCGAAGCGGTCGCCGCAAGGCTCTGA
- a CDS encoding DNA recombination protein RmuC, translated as MTISLFGSDFQTVQLLYSAVGLLVLVIVILLVRSAGRRQSDDEMDFRAAEAEQRMAEMLRLQAEMQGRLATMTEVFGSRQAEFNHAVNQRLDGMSHRVTSTLNEQTKSTHENLQKLQERLGVIDAAQTNIQSLAKDVVGLQAILSNKQTRGAFGQARMETIVADGLPFGAYAFQHTLSNGSRPDCIIHMPNGLPPLVVDAKFPLEAWNAIRAASSPEMVRIAGQQFRRDMEVHIRDISEKYLIQGETQDTAFLFVPSESIFAEIHEKFEGVIQKAHRAQIVIVSPSLLMLSIQVIQSVLKDQRMREQAHLIQGEVALLMADLGRLDERVTKLQGHFSAAQKDVEMIATSSSKLARRGQKIEALDLTEHSEAVREPAEPSRGVESRTGLLKLRVVDED; from the coding sequence ATGACGATCTCCCTTTTTGGTTCCGACTTCCAGACGGTGCAGTTGCTGTACAGCGCGGTCGGCCTGCTCGTTCTTGTCATCGTGATCCTGCTGGTCCGCAGTGCCGGGAGAAGGCAGAGCGACGACGAGATGGATTTTCGCGCAGCAGAGGCGGAGCAGCGGATGGCGGAGATGCTGCGGCTTCAGGCCGAGATGCAGGGCCGTCTGGCGACGATGACCGAGGTGTTTGGCAGTCGCCAGGCGGAGTTCAACCACGCCGTCAACCAGCGTCTCGACGGGATGTCGCACCGGGTGACCAGCACGCTCAACGAACAGACGAAATCGACGCATGAAAACCTGCAGAAACTGCAGGAGCGGCTCGGCGTCATCGATGCCGCACAGACCAATATCCAGTCGCTTGCAAAGGATGTCGTCGGGCTGCAGGCGATCCTGTCCAACAAGCAGACGCGCGGCGCCTTCGGCCAGGCACGGATGGAGACCATAGTTGCCGACGGCCTGCCGTTCGGCGCCTATGCCTTCCAGCACACGCTGTCGAACGGGTCGCGGCCCGATTGCATCATCCATATGCCAAACGGACTGCCGCCGCTGGTGGTCGATGCAAAATTCCCGCTGGAAGCCTGGAACGCCATCCGCGCGGCCTCCAGCCCGGAAATGGTACGCATCGCCGGCCAACAGTTTCGCCGCGACATGGAAGTCCACATCCGCGATATCTCCGAGAAATATCTGATCCAGGGCGAGACCCAGGACACTGCCTTTCTCTTCGTACCATCGGAATCGATCTTTGCCGAGATTCACGAAAAGTTCGAGGGTGTTATCCAGAAAGCGCACCGCGCGCAGATCGTCATCGTCTCTCCGTCCCTGCTGATGCTATCGATCCAGGTGATCCAGTCTGTCCTGAAGGATCAGCGGATGCGTGAGCAGGCGCATCTCATCCAGGGCGAAGTGGCGCTGCTGATGGCCGATCTCGGTCGTCTCGATGAGCGTGTCACCAAACTCCAGGGACATTTCTCCGCTGCCCAGAAGGATGTCGAGATGATCGCCACGTCCTCCTCGAAGCTTGCGAGGCGCGGCCAGAAGATCGAGGCGCTGGACCTGACAGAGCACTCCGAGGCGGTACGCGAGCCGGCAGAACCATCACGCGGTGTCGAAAGCCGTACTGGACTTCTGAAGCTGAGGGTGGTTGACGAGGACTAA
- a CDS encoding globin-coupled sensor protein: MKAAPDTSTLRQRLDFIEIDDATRETLREMRPTLSELLGGALDKLYAKMGRTPAISHFFRDKAHMDGAKARQESHWGHLSNGQFDSNYVAGVTAVGKTHARIGLDPSWYIGGYALVLTELMHGIMEKHWPSRFGKRHARGLSNKLAAVVKATFLDIDYAISVYLAELDEKRQVLEQDRTRAEADQRIAMEHLSRGLESLSKGDFEAVLPENLPGAFQKMASDYNNAVAALRHSIGGVRATSEGVLSGTDLMSKATDDLSMRTAQQAAGVEQSSAALQQLAVSVGQTASNAARASVAVGETQQQAKSSGDLVNSAVAAMAEIEKSSTEISKIIGVIDEIAFQTNLLALNAGVEAARAGDAGKGFAVVAQEVRQLAQRSASAAKEIKDLISQSSTQVNAGVTIVSNTGVALADMISRIDGVNKFVGDIAAAAKDQAIGVAEVSAAVRNMDTITQQNAAMVERTSAETRHLRNEANTLVALLSGFKTQADIRNGNIQGEKRRAA, translated from the coding sequence ATGAAAGCTGCGCCCGACACATCCACCCTCAGACAACGCCTGGACTTCATCGAGATCGACGACGCCACCCGCGAGACCCTGCGCGAAATGCGCCCGACGCTTTCGGAGCTCCTCGGCGGCGCGCTCGACAAGCTTTATGCGAAGATGGGCCGGACACCCGCTATTTCCCATTTCTTCCGAGACAAAGCCCACATGGACGGCGCCAAGGCGCGCCAGGAAAGCCACTGGGGACATCTGTCGAATGGACAATTCGATTCCAACTACGTGGCTGGCGTAACTGCTGTCGGCAAGACCCATGCGCGCATCGGCCTCGATCCCAGCTGGTACATCGGCGGCTACGCCCTGGTGCTGACGGAACTGATGCATGGCATCATGGAGAAGCACTGGCCGTCGCGCTTCGGCAAACGCCACGCCCGGGGCCTGTCGAACAAGCTGGCGGCCGTCGTCAAGGCGACTTTCCTCGACATCGACTACGCGATCTCCGTCTACCTCGCCGAACTGGACGAGAAACGCCAGGTCCTGGAGCAGGATCGAACCCGCGCCGAGGCCGATCAGCGCATAGCCATGGAGCATTTGAGCCGCGGCCTCGAATCTCTGTCCAAGGGCGACTTCGAGGCGGTATTGCCGGAAAACCTCCCGGGCGCCTTTCAGAAGATGGCCAGCGACTACAACAACGCGGTAGCGGCTCTCCGCCATTCCATCGGTGGTGTTCGCGCCACGTCCGAAGGGGTGTTGAGCGGTACGGACCTTATGTCGAAGGCGACGGATGACCTTTCCATGCGCACGGCGCAGCAGGCCGCCGGCGTCGAGCAGAGTTCTGCAGCACTGCAGCAGCTGGCTGTCAGCGTCGGCCAGACGGCATCCAATGCGGCCAGGGCCTCCGTTGCCGTAGGCGAAACCCAGCAGCAGGCGAAAAGCTCGGGCGATCTGGTCAACAGCGCCGTTGCCGCCATGGCTGAGATCGAGAAATCCTCCACCGAAATCTCGAAGATCATCGGCGTCATCGACGAGATCGCCTTCCAGACCAACCTTCTGGCGCTCAACGCTGGCGTCGAGGCAGCCCGGGCCGGCGATGCCGGAAAGGGCTTTGCCGTGGTGGCGCAGGAGGTACGGCAGCTGGCGCAGCGCTCTGCCAGTGCCGCCAAGGAGATCAAGGATCTGATCTCGCAGAGCTCAACCCAGGTCAACGCCGGTGTCACCATCGTTTCGAACACCGGCGTCGCCCTTGCGGACATGATCAGCCGGATCGACGGCGTCAACAAGTTTGTCGGCGATATTGCCGCTGCTGCCAAGGATCAGGCAATCGGCGTCGCCGAGGTCAGTGCCGCCGTGCGCAACATGGATACGATAACCCAGCAGAACGCAGCGATGGTCGAACGTACATCCGCCGAGACACGGCATCTGCGCAATGAGGCGAATACTCTCGTCGCCCTTCTCAGCGGCTTCAAGACGCAGGCCGATATCCGCAATGGCAACATCCAGGGCGAGAAACGTCGCGCGGCCTGA
- the def gene encoding peptide deformylase, with translation MTIKPLIILPDPLLRVVSKPFERFDAETKRLATDMLDTMYDAPGIGLAAVQMGVDRRMLVIDLSREGEEKTPLVFINPEIVASSEERSVYEEGCLSIPDYYAEVERPAEVTVEYFDVEGVKQTVKADGLLATCLQHEIDHLNGVLFIDHISRLKREMVIKKFTKAAKTKAG, from the coding sequence ATGACGATCAAGCCTCTTATCATTCTCCCCGATCCGCTGCTGCGCGTAGTCTCGAAGCCGTTCGAACGCTTCGACGCCGAGACCAAGCGGCTGGCAACCGATATGCTGGACACGATGTACGACGCGCCGGGCATTGGCCTTGCTGCTGTGCAAATGGGTGTCGACCGGCGCATGCTGGTCATCGACCTTTCGCGCGAGGGAGAGGAGAAGACGCCGCTGGTGTTCATTAACCCCGAGATTGTCGCGTCGTCGGAAGAGCGGTCGGTCTATGAGGAGGGCTGTCTCTCCATCCCCGACTACTACGCCGAAGTCGAGCGCCCGGCAGAGGTGACGGTCGAGTATTTCGATGTCGAAGGCGTCAAGCAGACCGTCAAGGCCGACGGCCTGCTCGCGACCTGCCTGCAGCACGAGATCGACCACCTGAACGGCGTCCTCTTCATCGACCACATCTCGCGACTGAAGCGCGAAATGGTCATCAAGAAGTTCACCAAGGCCGCCAAGACCAAGGCGGGCTGA